A genome region from Meriones unguiculatus strain TT.TT164.6M chromosome 19, Bangor_MerUng_6.1, whole genome shotgun sequence includes the following:
- the Kiaa1191 gene encoding putative monooxygenase p33MONOX isoform X1 yields the protein MASRPPEVPALAPSGPLGKMSLPIGMCRRAFSYDDALEDPAPMTPPPSDMGSIPWKPVIPERKYQRLDKTEEGAASLSSLAVTPSTATDSADKAPVVKAKATHVIMNSLITKQTQESIQRFEQQAGLRDAGYTPHKGLTTEETKYLRVAEALHKLKLQSGETTKEEKHPASAQSSPSSTPHSSPKQMSRGWLPSGSSTALPAPDPGSGNDRNSADKWSLFGPRPLQKSDSGFAIQAYKGAPKPSPMELMRAQATRVGEDPATFRPPKMDVPMIEGKKQPTGTHTIKPRDLNVLTPTGF from the exons ATGGCGTCAAGACCACCAGAAGTACCTG CTCTTGCCCCCAGTGGGCCTCTAGGCAAGATGTCCCTGCCCATCGGGATGTGCCGCCGGGCATTCAGCTATGATGATGCCCTGGAGGACCCTGCACCCATGACTCCTCCTCCATCGGACATGGGCAGCATCCCTTGGAAGCCAGTGATTCCAGAGCGCAAGTATCAGCGTCTTGACAAG ACAGAGGAAGGCGCGGCCAGTCTCTCTTCCCTTGCTGTGACTCCATCAACAGCCACTGACAGTGCAGACAAGGCGCCTGTGGTGAAGGCTAAAGCTACCCATGTCATCATGAATTCCCTGATCACAA AACAGACTCAGGAGAGCATCCAGCGTTTTGAGCAACAGGCGGGCCTGAGAGATGCTGGCTACACACCCCATAAGGGCCTCACCACGGAGGAGACCAAGTACCTCCGAGTGGCAGAAGCCCTCCAT AAACTGAAGCTGCAGAGTGGAGagacaacaaaagaagagaagcacCCTGCTTCAGCCCAGTCCAGCCCCAGCAGCACCCCTCACTCATCCCCTAAGCAGATGTCCAG AGGCTGGctcccctctggctcctccacaGCCTTACCTGCTCCGGATCCTGGCAGTGGAAATGATAGGAACTCAGCAGACAAATGGAGCCTCTTTGGACCGAGACCCCTGCAGAAGTCTGATTCTG GTTTTGCCATCCAGGCTTACAAAGGTGCACCGAAACCCTCTCCTATGGAGCTCATGCGTGCCCAGGCCACACGAGTAGGTGAAGATCCAGCAACCTTCAGGCCGCCTAAGATGGACGTCCCAATGATAGAAGGGAAGAAACAACCAACTGGAACCCATACTATCAAGCCCCGTGACCTGAATGTCCTCACTCCCACTGGCTTCTAG
- the Kiaa1191 gene encoding putative monooxygenase p33MONOX isoform X2, which yields MSLPIGMCRRAFSYDDALEDPAPMTPPPSDMGSIPWKPVIPERKYQRLDKTEEGAASLSSLAVTPSTATDSADKAPVVKAKATHVIMNSLITKQTQESIQRFEQQAGLRDAGYTPHKGLTTEETKYLRVAEALHKLKLQSGETTKEEKHPASAQSSPSSTPHSSPKQMSRGWLPSGSSTALPAPDPGSGNDRNSADKWSLFGPRPLQKSDSGFAIQAYKGAPKPSPMELMRAQATRVGEDPATFRPPKMDVPMIEGKKQPTGTHTIKPRDLNVLTPTGF from the exons ATGTCCCTGCCCATCGGGATGTGCCGCCGGGCATTCAGCTATGATGATGCCCTGGAGGACCCTGCACCCATGACTCCTCCTCCATCGGACATGGGCAGCATCCCTTGGAAGCCAGTGATTCCAGAGCGCAAGTATCAGCGTCTTGACAAG ACAGAGGAAGGCGCGGCCAGTCTCTCTTCCCTTGCTGTGACTCCATCAACAGCCACTGACAGTGCAGACAAGGCGCCTGTGGTGAAGGCTAAAGCTACCCATGTCATCATGAATTCCCTGATCACAA AACAGACTCAGGAGAGCATCCAGCGTTTTGAGCAACAGGCGGGCCTGAGAGATGCTGGCTACACACCCCATAAGGGCCTCACCACGGAGGAGACCAAGTACCTCCGAGTGGCAGAAGCCCTCCAT AAACTGAAGCTGCAGAGTGGAGagacaacaaaagaagagaagcacCCTGCTTCAGCCCAGTCCAGCCCCAGCAGCACCCCTCACTCATCCCCTAAGCAGATGTCCAG AGGCTGGctcccctctggctcctccacaGCCTTACCTGCTCCGGATCCTGGCAGTGGAAATGATAGGAACTCAGCAGACAAATGGAGCCTCTTTGGACCGAGACCCCTGCAGAAGTCTGATTCTG GTTTTGCCATCCAGGCTTACAAAGGTGCACCGAAACCCTCTCCTATGGAGCTCATGCGTGCCCAGGCCACACGAGTAGGTGAAGATCCAGCAACCTTCAGGCCGCCTAAGATGGACGTCCCAATGATAGAAGGGAAGAAACAACCAACTGGAACCCATACTATCAAGCCCCGTGACCTGAATGTCCTCACTCCCACTGGCTTCTAG
- the Arl10 gene encoding ADP-ribosylation factor-like protein 10 isoform X1, translated as MAPRPLGPLVLALGGAAAVLGSVLFILWKAYFGRGRERRWDRGEAWWGAEAARLPPWDEWEPEHDEDEPALEELEQREVLVLGLDGSGKSTFLRMLSGKPPLEGHVPTWGFNSVRLPTKNFEVDLLEIGGSQNLRFYWKEFVNEVDVLVFMVDSADRRRLPWARQELQKLLDKDPDLPVIVVANKQDLTGAMSLVELQQELGLLTTDNQREVFLLAASIAPAGSGFEEPGTVRIWKLLLELLS; from the exons ATGGCGCCGCGGCCCCTGGGCCCGTTGGTGCTGGCCCTGGGTGGCGCGGCGGCCGTGCTCGGCTCGGTGCTCTTTATCCTCTGGAAAGCTTACTTCGGCCGCGGCCGGGAGCGGCGCTGGGACCGGGGCGAGGCCTGGTGGGGCGCGGAAGCCGCCCGCCTCCCTCCGTGGGACGAGTGGGAG CCCGAGCACGACGAAGATGAGCCGGCACTGGAGGAGCTGGAGCAGCGAGAAGTGCTGGTGCTGGGCTTGGATGGCTCTGGGAAAAGCACCTTTCTGCGCATGCTTTCTGGGAAGCCACCTCTGGAAGGCCACGTCCCCACCTGGGGCTTCAACTCTGTGAGGCTGCCCACCAAGAATTTCGAGGTGGACCTGttagaga TTGGTGGCAGCCAGAACCTTCGCTTCTACTGGAAGGAGTTTGTGAATGAGGTGGACGTGCTGGTGTTCATGGTGGACTCGGCTGATCGGCGAAGGTTGCCCTGGGCTCGGCAGGAGCTGCAGAAACTGCTGGACAAGGACCCTGATCTGCCTGTCATTGTAGTGGCCAACAAGCAG GACCTGACTGGGGCCATGAGCCTGGTGGAGCTGCAGCAGGAGCTGGGTCTGCTCACCACTGACAACCagagggaggtcttcctcttggCAGCTAGCATTGCCCCTGCAGGATCTGGCTTCGAGGAACCCGGCACTGTGCGAATCTGGAAACTGCTCTTAGAGCTTCTCTCCTAA
- the Arl10 gene encoding ADP-ribosylation factor-like protein 10 isoform X3 has protein sequence MAPRPLGPLVLALGGAAAVLGSVLFILWKAYFGRGRERRWDRGEAWWGAEAARLPPWDEWEPEHDEDEPALEELEQREVLVLGLDGSGKSTFLRMLSGKPPLEGHVPTWGFNSVRLPTKNFEVDLLEIGGSQNLRFYWKEFVNEVDVLVFMVDSADRRRLPWARQELQKLLDKDPDLPVIVVANKQRVTLTQAGLELTVR, from the exons ATGGCGCCGCGGCCCCTGGGCCCGTTGGTGCTGGCCCTGGGTGGCGCGGCGGCCGTGCTCGGCTCGGTGCTCTTTATCCTCTGGAAAGCTTACTTCGGCCGCGGCCGGGAGCGGCGCTGGGACCGGGGCGAGGCCTGGTGGGGCGCGGAAGCCGCCCGCCTCCCTCCGTGGGACGAGTGGGAG CCCGAGCACGACGAAGATGAGCCGGCACTGGAGGAGCTGGAGCAGCGAGAAGTGCTGGTGCTGGGCTTGGATGGCTCTGGGAAAAGCACCTTTCTGCGCATGCTTTCTGGGAAGCCACCTCTGGAAGGCCACGTCCCCACCTGGGGCTTCAACTCTGTGAGGCTGCCCACCAAGAATTTCGAGGTGGACCTGttagaga TTGGTGGCAGCCAGAACCTTCGCTTCTACTGGAAGGAGTTTGTGAATGAGGTGGACGTGCTGGTGTTCATGGTGGACTCGGCTGATCGGCGAAGGTTGCCCTGGGCTCGGCAGGAGCTGCAGAAACTGCTGGACAAGGACCCTGATCTGCCTGTCATTGTAGTGGCCAACAAGCAG cgTGTCActctaacccaggctggccttgaattaacGGTACGGTAG